One window of Curtobacterium sp. 458 genomic DNA carries:
- a CDS encoding DUF429 domain-containing protein: MTAYLGVDLAWGLGSARKPANETGLVAMAADGSITDAGWARGVDAVIEWTAQHLGPRTLIAVDASLVVTNATGIREAERQVGQRYGRWKVAANPTNLASAASAGARLLERLTALGVGYVDSTAAMRERTGPAVFECYPYTTLVGVEELGHDVERPRYKRLDTRVPAAEARARRAVAFDALVHRLRTTPLDPPLLLDSHPLTAGLAEPSGVHGPTHKHREDLLDGALCAWTAAFWERHGDGRVQVLGRDPGLPVDPAEPPDEAGRRPVVVAPARASQRRPVGRLDR; the protein is encoded by the coding sequence GTGACGGCGTACCTCGGGGTGGACCTGGCGTGGGGGCTCGGCTCGGCCCGGAAGCCCGCGAACGAGACCGGCCTCGTGGCGATGGCAGCCGACGGGTCGATCACCGACGCCGGCTGGGCCCGAGGGGTCGACGCCGTGATCGAGTGGACCGCACAGCACCTCGGCCCGCGCACGCTCATCGCCGTCGACGCCTCCCTCGTCGTGACGAACGCGACCGGCATCCGCGAGGCCGAACGGCAGGTCGGGCAGCGCTACGGCCGGTGGAAGGTCGCGGCGAACCCGACGAACCTCGCGTCCGCGGCGAGCGCCGGCGCCCGGCTGCTCGAACGGCTGACAGCGCTCGGCGTCGGGTACGTGGACAGCACGGCCGCGATGCGGGAGCGCACCGGCCCGGCGGTCTTCGAGTGCTACCCGTACACGACCCTCGTCGGCGTCGAGGAGCTGGGCCACGACGTCGAACGCCCCCGGTACAAGCGCCTCGACACGAGGGTCCCCGCCGCCGAGGCCCGGGCCCGCCGCGCGGTGGCGTTCGACGCGCTCGTGCACCGGCTCCGCACGACGCCGCTCGACCCGCCGCTCCTGCTCGACTCGCATCCGCTGACGGCCGGGCTGGCCGAGCCGTCGGGGGTGCACGGCCCGACGCACAAGCACCGGGAGGACCTGCTCGACGGGGCCCTGTGCGCCTGGACGGCCGCGTTCTGGGAGCGGCACGGCGACGGACGGGTGCAGGTGCTGGGACGTGATCCGGGCCTCCCGGTCGACCCGGCGGAGCCGCCGGACGAGGCGGGCCGACGGCCCGTCGTGGTGGCGCCCGCCCGCGCGTCCCAGCGGCGCCCCGTCGGTAGGCTGGACCGGTGA